A window of the Flavobacterium sp. J372 genome harbors these coding sequences:
- a CDS encoding choice-of-anchor J domain-containing protein, whose product MHSFPLENFRYDGDALPTGWMAYQNDVGTDVTWGLSPQASNATPGREYPAIADDQAAYLNRGNVESGNPEDWLVTKKFTVPANAELRFWTRLVQATENGSIFDVRISNANVNPDGSNLAAYTSLIDSDGWTETELAGVGAQQLLYKEKVLSLSGFAGQEVYIAFWMKAPTTNSDRWLIDDVRALSKCLPVLNPTATAPTLTTANLSWNPNGSTQWEIEIIEQAAAPVGSGVLYSGPLPYQPVLEPGKCYKYYVRAVCGPDNPSAWSNPVSFVQ is encoded by the coding sequence ATGCACAGCTTCCCCCTTGAAAATTTCCGCTATGATGGCGATGCTTTGCCGACAGGCTGGATGGCATACCAGAATGATGTTGGCACAGATGTCACATGGGGCCTTAGTCCGCAGGCCAGTAATGCAACTCCGGGCAGGGAATACCCTGCTATTGCCGATGACCAGGCTGCCTACCTTAACAGAGGCAACGTAGAGAGTGGCAACCCGGAAGACTGGTTGGTGACCAAAAAGTTTACCGTGCCGGCAAATGCCGAACTTCGTTTCTGGACAAGGCTTGTGCAGGCGACTGAAAACGGGAGTATTTTTGATGTAAGGATATCAAATGCAAACGTAAACCCTGACGGATCAAATCTTGCAGCATACACCTCACTGATAGACAGCGACGGTTGGACAGAGACTGAACTGGCAGGTGTAGGTGCGCAACAATTGCTCTACAAAGAAAAGGTACTATCACTAAGTGGTTTTGCCGGGCAGGAGGTTTATATTGCCTTTTGGATGAAAGCCCCAACCACAAATAGTGACAGGTGGCTGATTGATGATGTAAGGGCGTTGTCAAAATGTCTTCCGGTTTTAAACCCTACTGCTACAGCGCCAACACTTACTACTGCAAACCTTAGCTGGAACCCTAATGGCTCTACCCAATGGGAAATTGAGATTATTGAGCAGGCTGCAGCGCCGGTAGGTTCAGGTGTATTATACAGCGGCCCGCTGCCTTACCAGCCGGTGCTTGAGCCTGGTAAGTGCTATAAGTATTATGTACGGGCTGTTTGCGGCCCTGATAACCCAAGTGCGTGGAGCAACCCGGTATCTTTTGTACAGTAG